DNA from Mucilaginibacter mallensis:
ATAGCGGGTGATCATACTTATCAAGCCATACCTTAGCTGAATCCCACTCATCGTCTTTGGATTGATTTTCAATATATATGGAGTTGTTCACATCCATCCAGGTGCCTTTTGTTCCATCAAGCCTGAAACCTAATGAGTATGGCCTTGGTAAGTGCGTATCATGCGTAAGCATAACGGTTTCACCATTGGCGCAACTGATCATAGTTTGTGTTATATCACCATTTTTATAATTGATTTTGGCGTTAGGATTGCCCGGCGCCAGCTCCTCTACATAAGCAGCAAGTCCGCGTGCTTTCGAGCTGAATGAAACAATACTGGTAAAGCGGTTGCCATAATTAACGTCAAGATAATGCATAACAGGGCCTGCACCGTGTGTTGGGTACAGATCACCGTCCCTGTCAATATTAAACTGGGTACGCCATTGGGCTTCACTTAATGCCTTCGGCCCAAACTCCACACCTCCTCCAGCGTAATGTTTGCCATCGTTAAATAAAACATTACGTAAATTATGCTGATATCCGCCTTCCGCGTGTACCAGTTCGCCAAACAGGCCTTGCCTTACCATATTAAGTGCAGCCATTACATCCCTCCGGTAGCATACGTTTTCAAGTGTCATGTAAGGGATCCCTGTTTTTTCATGTGTGTCAATTATATCCCAGTGATCCTGCACAGTTAAGCCGGCTATTACTTCGCAACCAACGTATTTACCGGCTTTCATCGCATCAATAGCTTGCGGGTGGTGAAACTGCCATGGAGTAGCTATGATAACGGCATCGATATCCTTTCTATCCAGCAGCCCTTTATAAGCATCTATTCCACCGGTGTATTCTTTTGCAGCAGGTTTACCACTTCTGGCAATTTTCTCACGACAGATCTTTAATGAGCTTTCCTGTGTATCGCAAATGGCAACTATCTCAACATCGTCACGTAAAAGGCCCTCTGAAATATGGCTCATCCCACGTGCACCTACGCCAATGTAACCTAATCTTACTTTGCCATTAGTGCTCGCAAACAAACTTCCTGTTGGTAGGATTGAGAAAGCCGCCGTTGCCACCGCTCCGGTCTGGATAAATTCTCTTCTTTTCATATATATAATTTAGTTTTTAGTTTAATCTATTATTAATTGATGCAGATGTCATTTCCGTACAATATTATTGAAGACTGGTCACCCCGCTTACTTCCCGTGCTTCCGCCTGATGGAAATCGAAAACGATGATTTGATTATGCCCTTTTTTAAGCCATGATGCCGGGCAGTATAGCCTTTGCTGTGGTCCCACATTCCAGTAACGGCCCAGGTTGTGGCCATTTATATAAACTATGCCTTTACTGTATTTGCTTAAATCAAAATACGTATCACCTGTTTTTTCCAGGTTAAAATCGCCGCTAAAAAATAAACCTTTAGTGTTAGCACTTTTATCAAAATTTAAAGGTTTTAATTGCTGAACAAAGTCTTCGTTCATGGGCAAAGGATAAATCTGCCAGTTCATCAGGGTCATACCCTCAAGCGTTACCCGGT
Protein-coding regions in this window:
- a CDS encoding Gfo/Idh/MocA family protein, translating into MKRREFIQTGAVATAAFSILPTGSLFASTNGKVRLGYIGVGARGMSHISEGLLRDDVEIVAICDTQESSLKICREKIARSGKPAAKEYTGGIDAYKGLLDRKDIDAVIIATPWQFHHPQAIDAMKAGKYVGCEVIAGLTVQDHWDIIDTHEKTGIPYMTLENVCYRRDVMAALNMVRQGLFGELVHAEGGYQHNLRNVLFNDGKHYAGGGVEFGPKALSEAQWRTQFNIDRDGDLYPTHGAGPVMHYLDVNYGNRFTSIVSFSSKARGLAAYVEELAPGNPNAKINYKNGDITQTMISCANGETVMLTHDTHLPRPYSLGFRLDGTKGTWMDVNNSIYIENQSKDDEWDSAKVWLDKYDHPLWKRYEKDAAGAGHGGMDWFVFNAFVESVKQKKQTPIDVYDSITMSVIAPLSTQSVAEGKTLEFPDFTRGKWKTRKNTFALDDSGF